GGATATTTTGCAGTGAGAATGTACacttttgtaattaaaacaaCCAAACATGATTAGAGTGATCAGTTCTTGAGGAattagtttaatatttaaaagagcCCCAACTCTCACAGATAAATATAAACTAGAACTACATTCCACAAGACAACTCCAGGATAAAATATAACGTGGTGGACCATCAGAAAGAAATCTGGGGTTCTGAGATGACCCGGAGGTTAAAGCCTAGAAGCGCCATTCCTGTGCGATGCTAAAACTAAAACCTCACACCAATCCCAACAAACTCGGACTTTAAACAGTTTAGTTCCAAGAACTCGTGACCCCAACTTCTCTTCCCATGAAGCACCGAGAGCTAGGCTCAGCTCAGGGCACCAAACCATGGCCTGGTGATGGACAGCCTGGAGAAGGTCCCAGTGAAGGGAACCAAACCCAGCGATGACCCCTATGCAGAGTTACTGCAAGTGAACTGCTAACTGTGCCTCTCTTTACAAAGACCAGATGTATGAAAACAAAGTGTGACTCTTTTCTACCACGTGTCAGTATGGCTACAATCGTAACGTACACAGAATCGCTGTTATTTAAGACTTCCTACAGCtttcggggcgtctgggtggctcagtcggtaaagcgtccgacttcagctcaggtcatgatctcacagatagtgagttcgagccccgtgtcaggctctgtgctgacagctcagagcctggagcctgcttcggattctgtgtctccctctctctctgcccctctcctgctcatgctgtctctctctgtctcaaaaataaataaaagcattaaaacgaatcaaaaaaaaaaaaaagacttcccaCAACGTTTTAATGTTAAGAATTTTCATACATCCAACGTTGAAGGAATTACACAGTGTCTGTACACGCTCTACCTAGATCCAACTGTCAGTTTGTCATATTTCATAGGCATCTTTTTTAATCTCTGCATAACAGTTTAACACATAGATACATCTTATTTATCCcattatatacgtgtgtgtgtgtgtatatatatatatgtatatgtttatatatatataaaaattttcaaattcccAAAAggcctcccccctccttcctgaATTTTTAAGGGCTGGGATAGCTGCTGAGCTGGAATGTTGATGCCAGTGCCCCCCGAAAGGTGGAGAAGGGCCTAGGAATACTAACGAAGCATAGAAAATATGAGTGGGACCAGAAGAATAAGCATCTCAAAATCGCAAGGCATCAAGAACGGAGAGTGTGTGCGatggggggtggagtgggggaggcTGAACGGAGAGTGTGTgtgacggggggcggggggagaggttGTCAGCGGATTTGATTTGTTCTGCCCCGGGAAGTCCACTAAAACTCAAGAGTCCCTGCCTTTGGCTCTGGCGGCTGGGGGCCGTAAGTTTGCCAACTGTGCCAACCGCCAGATATTTAACGGATCCTCATCCGGGGTGCTTTAGAGAAAGGGAGGTCTTCTGGCAAAACTCAGAACCTATGTCCAGGAAGTGAGTGGCGAAGGGACATGCCCCTGGTCAGAAAGGGCGGAGTCTTCATGCctggaaaaaaagtccttacccAGTGAGTCCACATTCTCATAACTCTCCTGCACCGTGTCCCTGGAGAGGGCCCTCTTACTAGGATCCTGATGCCCCCACTCCTCCTGGGAGATGTACATAGCCACGTCCTCTAAGCTCTCAGGCAACTGAAAGAGCACAAGATCTCCTTTAGCCCTTGAGGCACCAAGAACAATTCAAGCAGAGTCATGAGTTACAGGGGCAAAACCCAGGGTGCCAAGGACACACTTcatgggggaggagggtgcaggcCCACAAGTGGGGTGTGGAGGAAATAAAGAAGGCGGGGAGGCGGCGCGTGGTGAGGGACAAAGGATCCTCTCCACGAGGCCAAAAAGACCCTGTCCCCACAAGAACAAccggggggaggggtgctggggggaGACAACGAGAACTTCCACATCACCTGGGGCCCAGTCATTTCCTTGTCTTCCATGTTTCCTtcagcaggaaagagagaaagccagggagCAGACAATGCTGAAGGTGACAGAAATCATGATGAGAAAGGCATCTGTAATTCTCGGGAGCCCGAGGATTATTACAACGCGGTATCCGTTCCCCAACACCCAGTCTCCGCTCAGGATCGAACAATGAGCAAAAGGCGGCAACGGAGGCGTCATAAAGCGATATCCAAAATGGCGGAGGCGGGCAAAGAGCACCAGGCAACTTCCCCGCCGGCCTGCAGCAGTCAAGCCCTCGATCGTTCAAAGCTCGAAATGTCTCTGTTCTGCATACACAGGGGCTTACTTAAagatccccccgcccccgctcccatCCCCCAAAGAACCCAGACCACCATTTTTGGGTCTTTGACTCCACGCCTGGGAACCCTGAGGTCAGAAATTCCCTCACCTAGGCGGTGCTACTCCACCTGCTGGTGTCAGGGAACGACCCggaagcccctcctccctccccccagcccaggTAACTGTTCCTCACCCCTCTCCTTTACAGCCTGGGGGTCCCTTTTGGGGCTGGGGCCTAGCAGCTCCTGCAGCCTGGGGCCAGGGCTTCGCTCAGTCTCCATTGGCTCCAGCTTGAAGCTCGGTGACTCTCGTGCTGTTTCCAGAGGCAAAGGCTCCTCCAAGAGCACTTCTGTTCCCCGCCTATGGTTTGTGACCTGGGAACCAacccacatcactcatcatcataaCAGGGCCCGAGAGGAAGGGAGATCAGTACAGAATTCTGAGGGCAAGCCTTCAACGGAGAACTACCGGCGATCCCTTTGGGTCCAGCAAGAGAGAAGCATGGTTTCCACTTAACGCTTTTCTGGTCCCATGAGTGCTGGAGAACATCGGAGCAGAAGACGTCCGCTCCGGGGGCACACCTTCCCCACACAGCTCTCTGACACACCTGACTCCCTCttgcctcctccccctgcccccattgTATCTACAGGCTTCCATTCCTCACTTCAGGGTAAGTTCAACTTGACCGGCCCCAGGGACCAGTGCCCTCGGAGCCTCAGTGCCAAACCGTGTTTCTCAATCTACCGTTAACCCGACCGGGCTCCGCAGAGGGGACCGGGCTACTGAACTTAGCCTGACAACAGCTAACAGCCATGAAGCACTATTAGCCAGCAGTGGGGTCAAAACTACATGATACTCTCCCCGGAACCCTCAAAACAACCCTAGGAAGATGTTTTGCCATTCTCACTTTACTATGTGGCAAATCCGAAGCctaaagaaattaagtaatttgcccaaagtcgcAAAACTGCTACAGACCAGGGTGAGGATTTGAACCCTGCGAATTaactccggggggggggggggaatcacacGAATGCACACCCCCTGCCTCCATGTGGAAAGAGGGCATTCTTCACTGCTGGTTCTGTCCTGCCGGGGAAAACCTGGAGAATGAATCTTCCTAACTAAACTATAAAAAGACCTCTTGCCCGTGTAAAGTCTACTCAGGGCACCAAGTCCATAGGTATGGAGAACAGGGCGGCCGCGATGTCCTAGTCCTCGGGGCCAAACGAACCGaagacagctctctctctcacctgAAGTCTCAGTCTCCCAAGCTCTCTCTGCATGCCCTCCACAAGGGTGACCGCTTCCTCGCCGCTCTCCGGATGCAGCTCCTGCACCCTGCTCTGGATCTCCTGGGGCAGGATGGTCAGGAACTGCTCCAGCACCAGCAGCTCCAGGATTTGCTCCTTTGTGCGCAGCTCCGGCCGGAGCCACTCATGGCAAAGCTCCTGGAGCCGGCTGAGGGCTTCCCGGGGCCCGGCGGCCTCTTGGAAGCGGAACCTTCTGAAGCGTAAGTGGGAGGCCTCAGGACTCGGCCCCGGATCTGGCGGCGGCAGCTCCTGGCTCCAGGCGCAGTCCTCCTCCAGTTTCACTATCAGGAGCCCTTCCCGGTCTTGGGAGCCCGGGCCCGACGCCATCCTCAGGCCCCTCCGGAGCACCTTGGCCCCGAAACCAGCTGCACCCGCCCGAGAAGGCTTCCCGGGCCCCGCGGAGCCCAGCCTCAGCCCGGGCGCAGCCGGCTCCGGTGCCTTGGCCTCAGCCGATCACGGGCGCCGTCGCGCCGGCCCCCTGTCCAGGAACCGGCAAGACCACCCCACAGCAGGAGCTGAACACCGCGCTTTGACTCTCGTCTCCGACTCACGCAAGCCTAGGCGCTCGGCTTCACGCCGGAAGTCCCAGCGCGCTTAGGCGTCCACAGCCAACGGCGCAGGCTCAGGATCAACTTCCGGGCCACGATCTGCGAACTCTAGCGCCCATTGGGTCAGGTCTCGCCACAGACTTCACCGCCGACCAACCAGAGGGGAAGAGTTGTCTGCGGAGACGGGGCGAGCGACGGCCAATtggagaggagaggcagggcaGCTAAGTTTAGAGGAAAACATGCCCGAGGCGGGCGTGACCGGCTGACTACCGGATCAGAATTCCCAGAAAGCTTACTAAAGTGAAAACCCGAGCCACGCGAAATCCAGCGCGTCAGTGTCGGGTGGGGCCAAACGACCCGAATTGTTAACAAGCTCTTCCCCCACAGGCAAGCTTGAGAATCACTGCCCGGTCATAACGGATTTAAAGGCAGTCCCCGCCCGCTCTGGTTACTTGGGCTGCACGAGAGAGCCCCTCCGGCCCGGCGGCCTCAGAAGCACGCAAGCCAGGGCTCTCTCCGCCGCCTCTCGGCGCCGGGTGGTCGGGAAGCGTGTAGACCGGCCCGGGTCAGCGTCGCTGCGGGGCTTGCCGGGAGATGTAGTCCGTTGCACGGCCCGCGCCTGCGCCCGAGGCCGGGGCCGGGAGCAGGGACGGAGAGCGGAGCGCCACGGCAGTGCTTCCGGCGCGctgctggggccctggggctgggcgCGCTTGGCCATCCCTTGCTCGGTCAGGGTCCTGGAGGCTGGGCGTCCACGAGAGCTCCTGGGGACCCGGGACGTGCTGCTTATTGTCCACCCCTGCGAGGGCGGGATCGTTATTCAGCTCCCTCCTAGATCTTGTGATGAAAGTTGTGAACTTCACTGCGAGCGGGGAACGGAAGGAAACCCGGAGAGTGGGCTcagctcctcccttccctctagCGACAATCGGGCCCGTGGGCTCCGGAGAGTGTCGCAGGAGTGAATCGTGACAACCAGTAACCTTTTATCGAGCGCTTGCCTAATAGAGCTGGACCCTAACAGCACTCAAAACTGTTAGTTTGACGTAGATACTGTTATCATCCCCCTGTAACAACGGCACCGAGTGTCAGCGAACACCCTTGTCCAGGGTCACGCAGCTAGTCTGTCGCTAAAGTTGAGGCTGCCATAATAGTAAAAAGGGTGAAGTGGGGACAGAGAGGCCGGCTTTGGACGACTGGGTGGAGAGAGTCCtgagtatttccattttttcttgttcCACTAGAGGGAAAGGGCTCCACCGCTTTGTGGCAAATGTGACCTCAGCAGCCTCAGCACACAGGCCGGTATAGGTCCATCTCAGAAACCCTTGCTGAGACACGTGACCTCAGAGTCCTCTAAGGCCATTCTCCTGTTTTCGACATATTTCAGGAGACTACAGATTCTAACCTAAAAGTCACTTCGCTGGCATTTACTACGTCATCTCAGACAAGTTACTCAATCTCACTGACCCCCAAacttcagttccctcatctgtttTGAGGGGATAAGACTATCTTCACTTTATAtttggtgaggattaaatgagctaacgTGTAGGATGCTTAGAACGGTACCTGGCAATTAGTACGAACTCAGTGAATGTTAGTAATGCACAGTAAACTCCCGAAGTCTCACCCTATGTCACAGAAAAGCCACTTGGATTTTTATTGCAGGATGTGGGGGCATGAGAATGTTTGCGAAACTACACATACCTGGAGATGGGAAGAATGAATCATCTGCTAGGTTTAGGTTATTAATGGGGACTTGATGCAAGATGGACTGTTATTCAAAATTACTGTTAGTATTCTTCCTCCGTTTTTTGAGGCCTATCTATATTCAAACATAGAAAATAGCTGGTGTGTTACTAGGACTGGGGTTACAGGCCAGTAGATCTACAGGGGGTCATTTGGGGCAGGAGTTCTTAACCTAGAGTCCATGAAATTATAGAGCAGCACTGTCCAGTATAACTTGCGGGGATGCTGAAACGCAGCTCGGGTTGCTCAGTGCCAC
This sequence is a window from Prionailurus viverrinus isolate Anna chromosome E3, UM_Priviv_1.0, whole genome shotgun sequence. Protein-coding genes within it:
- the ZNF263 gene encoding zinc finger protein 263 isoform X4 is translated as MASGPGSQDREGLLIVKLEEDCAWSQELPPPDPGPSPEASHLRFRRFRFQEAAGPREALSRLQELCHEWLRPELRTKEQILELLVLEQFLTILPQEIQSRVQELHPESGEEAVTLVEGMQRELGRLRLQVTNHRRGTEVLLEEPLPLETARESPSFKLEPMETERSPGPRLQELLGPSPKRDPQAVKERALSAPWLSLFPAEGNMEDKEMTGPQLPESLEDVAMYISQEEWGHQDPSKRALSRDTVQESYENVDSLEAQVPSREALSTQVEQGGKPWDPSVQTCKEGLSPRGPAPDTAAPVRNNRNTGILSLTQHRKRHQEERRAEATGRDPGRPIFTSLPEKKAVLMLLCK
- the ZNF263 gene encoding zinc finger protein 263 isoform X3 — protein: MASGPGSQDREGLLIVKLEEDCAWSQELPPPDPGPSPEASHLRFRRFRFQEAAGPREALSRLQELCHEWLRPELRTKEQILELLVLEQFLTILPQEIQSRVQELHPESGEEAVTLVEGMQRELGRLRLQVTNHRRGTEVLLEEPLPLETARESPSFKLEPMETERSPGPRLQELLGPSPKRDPQAVKERALSAPWLSLFPAEGNMEDKEMTGPQLPESLEDVAMYISQEEWGHQDPSKRALSRDTVQESYENVDSLEAQVPSREALSTQVEQGGKPWDPSVQTCKEGLSPRGPAPDTAAPVRNNRNTGILSLTQHRKRHQEERRAEATGRDPEMQRGFSPSRTTDFYLTARKESGAHVAL